The proteins below are encoded in one region of Pseudomonas entomophila L48:
- a CDS encoding ketoacyl-ACP synthase III — protein sequence MIGIKSIASYLPTQGVDNYAQGAKFGKDQDFIFGKIGSTFLPRKDGTQETSDLCVEAAKALFAANPAFDPATVDVVIVVTQNGDAEGLPHTAAIVQHKLGLSTQVAAFDVSLGCSGYVYGLYAMKGFMEATGLKNGLLITADPYSKIVDPEDRNTTMLFGDAATATWMGEGAAWQLGKSLFGSDGAGAEHLRTTDGKFFMNGRQVYNFALVKVPAHLQQLLDASQLRAEQIDLYCLHQGSAAIVDAVSQRFDDGAHRAKFVKDMLETGNTVSSSIPLLLEKHVLGSQHKRVALSGFGVGLSWGSAIIERSD from the coding sequence ATGATTGGCATTAAAAGCATCGCCAGTTACCTGCCGACTCAAGGGGTAGACAACTACGCCCAGGGCGCGAAATTCGGCAAGGATCAGGATTTCATCTTCGGCAAGATCGGTTCGACCTTCCTGCCGCGCAAGGATGGCACCCAGGAAACCTCGGACCTGTGTGTCGAGGCCGCCAAGGCGCTGTTCGCCGCCAATCCGGCATTCGATCCGGCCACTGTCGATGTGGTGATCGTCGTCACCCAGAACGGTGATGCCGAAGGCCTGCCGCACACTGCGGCCATCGTCCAGCACAAGCTGGGCCTCTCCACGCAAGTCGCGGCATTCGATGTTTCCCTGGGTTGCTCCGGCTACGTCTATGGCTTGTATGCCATGAAAGGCTTCATGGAGGCCACGGGCCTGAAGAACGGCCTGTTGATCACCGCCGACCCGTATTCGAAGATCGTCGACCCGGAAGATCGCAACACCACGATGCTGTTCGGCGACGCCGCCACTGCGACCTGGATGGGCGAGGGTGCTGCCTGGCAGCTGGGCAAGTCGCTGTTCGGCAGCGATGGTGCCGGTGCCGAACACCTGCGCACCACCGATGGCAAGTTCTTCATGAACGGCCGCCAGGTCTACAACTTCGCGCTGGTCAAGGTGCCTGCGCACCTGCAGCAACTGCTCGACGCCAGCCAACTGCGGGCCGAGCAGATCGACCTGTACTGCCTGCACCAGGGCAGCGCGGCGATCGTCGACGCAGTCTCCCAGCGTTTCGATGACGGCGCGCACCGGGCGAAATTCGTCAAGGACATGCTCGAAACCGGCAACACCGTGTCGTCGAGCATTCCGCTGCTGCTGGAGAAGCACGTGCTCGGCTCGCAGCACAAGCGCGTGGCGCTCAGTGGCTTCGGCGTCGGCCTGTCGTGGGGTTCGGCGATCATCGAGCGCAGCGACTGA
- the fleQ gene encoding transcriptional regulator FleQ — MWRETKILLIDDDSARRRDLAVVLNFLGEENLSCSSQDWQQAVESLSSSREVLCVLIGTVNAPASVLGLLKTVAGWDEFLPVLLLGEISSAEFPDDLRRRVLSNLEMPPSYSQLLDSLHRAQVYREMYDQARERGRQREPNLFRSLVGTSRAIQHVRQMMQQVADTDASVLILGESGTGKEVVARNLHYHSKRREAPFVPVNCGAIPAELLESELFGHEKGAFTGAITSRAGRFELANGGTLFLDEIGDMPLPMQVKLLRVLQERTFERVGSNKTQSIDVRIIAATHKNLESMIEDGTFREDLYYRLNVFPIEMAPLRERVEDIPLLMNELISRMEHEKRGSIRFNSAAIMSLCRHGWPGNVRELANLVERMAIMHPYGVIGVSELPKKFRYVDDEDEQLVDSLRSDLEERVAINGSTPNFASHAMLPPEGLDLKDYLGGLEQGLIQQALDDANGIVARAAERLRIRRTTLVEKMRKYGMSRQGGEEQAED, encoded by the coding sequence ATGTGGCGTGAAACCAAAATCCTCCTGATCGATGACGACAGCGCCCGCCGCCGCGATCTGGCAGTGGTGCTGAACTTCCTCGGCGAAGAAAACCTGTCCTGTTCCAGTCAGGACTGGCAGCAAGCCGTCGAGTCGTTGAGCTCGAGCCGTGAAGTGCTGTGCGTACTGATCGGCACCGTGAATGCTCCAGCCAGTGTGCTGGGGCTCCTTAAGACAGTGGCTGGGTGGGATGAGTTCCTTCCGGTTCTGCTTTTGGGTGAAATTTCTTCTGCCGAGTTCCCCGACGACCTGCGTCGCCGGGTGCTCTCCAACCTCGAAATGCCGCCGAGCTACAGCCAGTTGCTCGACTCGCTGCACCGTGCCCAGGTCTATCGCGAGATGTATGACCAGGCCCGCGAGCGCGGCCGCCAGCGCGAGCCCAACCTGTTCCGCAGCCTGGTAGGCACCAGCCGTGCCATCCAGCACGTGCGGCAGATGATGCAGCAAGTGGCCGACACCGACGCCAGCGTGCTGATCCTGGGTGAGTCCGGTACCGGCAAGGAGGTGGTGGCGCGCAACCTGCACTACCACTCCAAGCGTCGCGAAGCGCCGTTCGTGCCGGTCAACTGCGGGGCGATCCCGGCGGAGCTGCTCGAAAGCGAGCTGTTCGGTCACGAGAAGGGCGCGTTCACCGGGGCGATCACCAGCCGCGCCGGGCGCTTCGAGCTGGCCAACGGCGGCACGTTGTTCCTCGACGAGATCGGCGACATGCCGCTGCCCATGCAGGTCAAGCTGCTGCGCGTGCTGCAGGAGCGCACCTTCGAGCGGGTGGGCAGCAACAAGACCCAGAGCATCGATGTGCGCATCATCGCCGCGACCCACAAGAACCTCGAGAGCATGATCGAGGACGGGACCTTCCGCGAAGACCTCTACTACCGGTTGAACGTCTTCCCCATCGAGATGGCGCCGCTGCGCGAGCGTGTCGAGGATATCCCGCTGCTGATGAACGAGCTGATCTCGCGCATGGAGCACGAGAAGCGCGGCTCGATCCGCTTCAATTCGGCGGCGATCATGTCGCTGTGCCGGCATGGCTGGCCGGGCAACGTGCGTGAGCTGGCCAACCTGGTCGAGCGCATGGCGATCATGCACCCCTATGGGGTGATCGGCGTGTCGGAACTTCCGAAGAAATTCCGCTATGTCGATGACGAGGACGAGCAGTTGGTGGACAGCCTGCGCAGCGACCTCGAGGAGCGCGTGGCGATCAACGGCAGCACGCCGAACTTCGCCAGCCATGCCATGCTGCCACCGGAAGGGCTCGACCTGAAGGACTATCTCGGCGGTCTTGAGCAGGGGCTGATCCAGCAGGCGCTGGATGACGCCAATGGCATCGTTGCCCGTGCCGCGGAGCGGCTGCGTATCCGTCGTACCACGCTGGTGGAGAAGATGCGCAAGTACGGCATGAGCCGCCAGGGTGGCGAGGAACAGGCGGAGGATTGA
- a CDS encoding flagellar protein FlaG — translation MDMSLKLNLSYPAARTAEQVAEKPVTRSTEVSPDGEQKKDPVKVNATDKVKDAVSEIEKFLKETRRNLEFVTDEESGKIVVKVIASETGELIRQLPSEEALRIAHSLSDVKSVLFDAKV, via the coding sequence ATGGACATGAGCCTCAAGCTGAACCTGTCTTACCCGGCCGCACGTACGGCCGAGCAGGTTGCCGAGAAACCGGTTACCCGGTCGACCGAGGTTTCCCCGGATGGCGAGCAGAAAAAAGACCCGGTCAAGGTGAACGCCACCGACAAGGTCAAGGATGCCGTCTCCGAGATCGAGAAATTCCTGAAAGAGACCCGACGCAACCTGGAGTTCGTCACTGACGAAGAATCTGGCAAGATCGTGGTCAAAGTCATCGCCAGCGAGACCGGTGAGCTGATCCGGCAACTTCCTTCGGAAGAAGCCCTGCGTATCGCCCACAGCCTCAGCGATGTCAAAAGTGTTCTGTTCGACGCCAAGGTCTGA
- a CDS encoding flagellar protein FliT, translating into MSEVVERIEQTREALLAALASRDWDAIGELDLECRVCVEDIVAEAAVNEDEVRGSLEQLLGVYRQLIEIASGERQSIVDEMTQIRQAENAAKVYHLFS; encoded by the coding sequence ATGAGCGAGGTAGTCGAGCGTATCGAACAGACCCGCGAGGCCTTGCTGGCCGCGCTGGCCAGTCGTGACTGGGACGCCATCGGCGAGCTCGATCTGGAGTGCCGTGTCTGCGTCGAGGATATCGTGGCGGAGGCGGCGGTCAACGAAGATGAGGTGCGCGGTAGCCTGGAGCAGTTGCTGGGGGTCTATCGGCAACTGATCGAGATTGCAAGTGGCGAGCGTCAATCAATAGTCGACGAGATGACGCAGATCCGTCAGGCGGAAAATGCCGCAAAGGTATACCATCTGTTCTCTTGA
- the fliD gene encoding flagellar filament capping protein FliD produces the protein MASPIIPSTGQGYGLEIGKIVDALVKADTSAKSNQIARQSSNNSAMLSGIGSLRSALTAFQDAMKKLNDKDAPSFNAFAGTSANENVVKVKSSNTAVPGTYDIKVDKLATSSKVASQQFAGGASSAITAGEMTISQGGKDYKITVASGATLQSVRDQINKEMSAKGITANIINEAGGSRLVFGSTTTGAGSDISVSGIPELAIDGTQKISGTGAGYITDKAQDAEFTIDGLKLTSPKNTVDNAISGLTLELTGVTAPGAATGAKVTVALDNDGLRKSVQSFVDAYNTLQKAVTALTTPTKDSSGNVTSLGPLTNDPTTRSLLGDVRKVLAEVGNGDRLTTLSQLGINTQKDGTLEFNSTKFSSALNDKKLGPDIQQLFTGTNGLFERMNKAIDPYNSTGGSLDSRKSNLDKAAKSLLDQQAALDRRTATLTESLTKKYAALDAALAKVKKQGEQIVSIFEAINAQAKK, from the coding sequence ATGGCAAGCCCCATTATTCCAAGCACGGGCCAGGGCTACGGGCTCGAGATTGGCAAGATCGTCGATGCGTTGGTGAAAGCCGACACCTCGGCCAAGTCCAATCAGATTGCCCGGCAGTCGAGCAACAACTCGGCGATGCTCTCGGGTATCGGCTCCCTGCGTAGCGCGCTGACGGCGTTCCAGGATGCCATGAAGAAGCTCAACGACAAGGATGCTCCCTCCTTCAACGCCTTCGCGGGTACTTCCGCGAATGAAAACGTGGTCAAGGTCAAGTCGAGCAACACCGCGGTGCCCGGCACCTACGACATCAAGGTCGACAAGCTTGCCACGTCCTCCAAGGTCGCCAGCCAGCAGTTCGCCGGTGGTGCCTCTTCGGCGATCACTGCCGGTGAGATGACCATCAGCCAAGGCGGCAAGGACTACAAGATCACTGTTGCCAGTGGCGCCACGCTGCAGAGCGTGCGTGACCAGATCAACAAGGAAATGAGCGCCAAGGGCATCACCGCCAACATTATCAACGAGGCGGGTGGTTCACGCCTGGTGTTCGGTTCCACCACCACGGGTGCGGGTAGTGATATTTCCGTCAGTGGCATCCCGGAACTGGCTATCGATGGCACTCAGAAGATTTCCGGTACTGGTGCGGGCTACATCACCGATAAAGCGCAGGACGCCGAGTTCACGATTGACGGCCTGAAGCTGACCAGCCCCAAGAACACGGTCGATAACGCGATCAGCGGCCTGACCCTGGAACTCACGGGTGTTACCGCTCCTGGTGCGGCCACCGGCGCCAAGGTGACCGTGGCGCTGGATAACGATGGGCTGCGCAAGTCGGTGCAGTCGTTCGTCGATGCCTACAACACGCTGCAAAAGGCCGTCACTGCGTTGACAACGCCGACCAAGGACTCCAGTGGCAATGTCACCAGCCTTGGCCCGTTGACCAACGACCCGACCACCCGTTCGCTGCTGGGTGACGTGCGCAAGGTGCTGGCCGAAGTCGGTAACGGCGACAGGCTGACCACGCTGAGCCAGCTGGGTATCAACACCCAGAAGGACGGTACGTTGGAGTTCAACAGTACCAAGTTCTCCTCGGCGCTGAACGACAAGAAGCTCGGCCCGGATATTCAGCAGCTGTTCACTGGCACCAATGGCCTGTTCGAGCGCATGAACAAGGCTATCGACCCGTACAACTCGACGGGTGGTTCGCTGGACTCGCGCAAGAGCAACCTCGACAAGGCGGCCAAGAGCCTGCTCGACCAGCAGGCGGCCCTGGATCGTCGCACCGCGACCCTGACCGAATCGCTGACCAAGAAGTACGCGGCCCTGGACGCGGCGCTGGCGAAGGTGAAGAAGCAGGGCGAGCAGATCGTCTCCATCTTCGAGGCGATCAACGCCCAGGCGAAGAAGTAA
- the fliS gene encoding flagellar export chaperone FliS, which yields MNPMLALRQYQKVNGAAQTSEASPHRLVQMLMQGGLDRLAQAKGAIARNDIAQRGILIGKAIDIIGGLREGLDLENHADSLADLDNLYTYMSRRLIEANVKSDPAIIDEVARLLITVKEGWDAIGDQQPTP from the coding sequence ATGAACCCGATGTTGGCCCTTCGGCAGTACCAGAAAGTCAATGGCGCGGCGCAGACGTCCGAGGCCAGCCCGCACCGCCTGGTGCAGATGCTCATGCAGGGCGGCCTCGATCGCCTGGCCCAGGCCAAGGGCGCGATCGCGCGCAATGACATTGCCCAGCGCGGCATTCTGATCGGCAAGGCCATCGACATCATCGGCGGCCTGCGTGAAGGGCTGGACCTGGAAAACCATGCCGACAGCCTGGCGGACCTGGACAACCTGTACACCTACATGAGCCGCCGTCTGATCGAGGCGAACGTAAAGAGCGACCCGGCGATCATCGATGAAGTGGCGCGCCTGCTGATCACCGTCAAGGAAGGCTGGGATGCGATCGGCGATCAACAGCCGACGCCCTGA
- a CDS encoding flagellin domain-containing protein — translation MALTVNTNTTSLGVQKNLNRASDALSTSMTRLSSGLKINSAKDDAAGLQIATRMTSQIRGQTMAIKNANDGISIAQTAEGAMQEQTNILQRMRELALQSRNDSNSQTDRDALDKEFQSMLKEIDRIADSTQLNGKNLLDGSAGAMTFQVGSNTGTANQITITLSAAMKTTGTGAALTALAGKSITGANSTAAEATFSAAMDAIGSALDAINATRADLGANQNRLTSTINNLQNINENAEAARGRVQDTDFAAETAQLTKQQTLQQASTSVLAQANQLPSAVLKLLG, via the coding sequence ATGGCTTTGACTGTAAACACTAACACCACCTCTCTGGGCGTTCAGAAGAACCTGAACCGTGCTTCCGACGCACTGAGCACTTCGATGACCCGTCTGTCCTCCGGCCTGAAAATCAACAGCGCCAAAGACGACGCCGCCGGCCTGCAGATCGCTACCCGCATGACCTCGCAGATCCGTGGTCAGACCATGGCTATCAAAAACGCCAACGACGGTATCTCCATCGCCCAGACCGCTGAAGGCGCGATGCAAGAGCAGACCAACATCCTGCAGCGTATGCGCGAACTGGCCCTGCAATCGCGAAACGACTCCAACAGCCAGACCGACCGTGACGCTCTGGACAAAGAGTTCCAGTCGATGCTGAAAGAGATCGACCGTATCGCTGACAGCACCCAGCTGAACGGCAAGAACCTGCTGGACGGCTCCGCTGGCGCCATGACCTTCCAGGTCGGCTCCAACACCGGTACCGCCAACCAGATCACCATCACCCTCAGCGCTGCCATGAAAACCACCGGTACTGGCGCTGCCCTGACCGCCCTGGCTGGCAAGAGCATCACCGGTGCCAACAGCACCGCCGCCGAAGCCACCTTCAGCGCCGCCATGGACGCTATCGGTAGCGCTCTGGACGCGATCAACGCCACCCGTGCCGACCTGGGTGCCAACCAGAACCGTCTGACCAGCACCATCAACAACCTGCAGAACATCAACGAGAACGCCGAAGCCGCTCGTGGCCGTGTACAGGACACCGACTTCGCTGCTGAAACTGCCCAGCTGACCAAGCAGCAGACCCTGCAGCAAGCTTCGACCTCGGTTCTGGCTCAAGCCAACCAGCTGCCATCGGCAGTCCTGAAGCTGCTGGGCTAA